One window from the genome of Vibrio sp. VB16 encodes:
- the pgl gene encoding 6-phosphogluconolactonase gives MNYQVFESPEAVIHSLSERLLYLSQEERPVHVSLSGGSTPKLLFKRLAQTPYNEGINWANLHFWWGDERCVEPTDPESNFGEVNELLFKKISIPEVNIHRILGENDPSQEAKRFSDEMIQQIQSNNGLPEFDWIILGMGADGHTASLFPNRTDYLESAIAIVATHPESGQIRVSKSARLIENAKRITYLVLGENKASILKEIQQNSAEKLPYPAARIKSTNGQTEWFLDLQAAKMLSHGE, from the coding sequence ATGAATTATCAAGTTTTTGAAAGTCCTGAAGCAGTGATTCATTCTCTCTCAGAAAGATTACTTTATCTTAGTCAAGAAGAGAGACCTGTACATGTTTCATTGTCAGGAGGCAGTACGCCTAAATTATTGTTCAAAAGATTAGCGCAAACGCCATATAACGAAGGTATCAACTGGGCAAACCTTCACTTTTGGTGGGGAGATGAACGGTGTGTAGAACCGACGGATCCCGAGAGTAACTTTGGTGAAGTAAATGAACTATTATTCAAAAAAATATCGATTCCGGAAGTTAATATTCATCGCATTTTGGGTGAAAATGATCCGAGCCAAGAGGCGAAAAGATTTTCTGATGAAATGATTCAACAGATCCAGAGCAATAATGGTCTTCCAGAATTTGATTGGATTATATTGGGCATGGGAGCCGATGGTCATACCGCCTCTCTTTTCCCTAATAGAACTGACTACTTAGAATCAGCCATCGCCATTGTTGCGACTCATCCCGAAAGTGGTCAAATCAGAGTCTCGAAAAGCGCACGTTTGATCGAAAATGCGAAGCGAATAACGTATTTAGTACTGGGTGAAAACAAAGCATCGATACTTAAAGAAATTCAACAGAACTCAGCCGAAAAACTACCCTATCCGGCGGCAAGAATTAAGTCCACCAATGGTCAAACAGAGTGGTTTTTAGATTTACAGGCAGCAAAGATGCTGTCTCACGGAGAATAA
- a CDS encoding diguanylate cyclase produces MLTKTRQPFLKRAYLLCLSTLLLVTGFVFTPPSVAQNQETIHIGVLAKRGKTITQQKWAATADYLQQAIPSKKFDIIPLSFDEIDLKVGEHSVDFILLNPTMYVQLENTHNVSRIATLVSKYSNNDATTLGSVIISKADKLTLNTTKDVLDKSVAAVNPRSLGGWEIALARLKHDDIDMVSDVKSLRFLGTHDLVIQAVLKGAADIGIVRTGTLEQMEEEGKISLNDFSVLPSENSNADYPQLTSTRLYPDWAFAKSAHVSDQLANQVAAALLLMTPQDKAAYSAAISGWTNPKNYVSVHELLVELELPPYHEQKTTSIPQFALEHLPVAISVIAAFFILIIMYLRQKVLTRELRHAQNSLKNYSNRLQLAAEAGELGIWEWNIKKNKFYADDRISQLFGLENTTNTYTTQDWYSRVHPDDIERVQTAMHLALSGGKKFDAEYRILKSNNEFCAVKSAAIHRYSKSRNGLVVNGVTWDISSHRQLVEENKRLATLDPLTSAKNRRGFFPLARAEFNRCRRYGNKLALLMIDIDDFKKINDINGHSTGDATLVSLSDICHTVFRTSDLFCRLGGEEFVALLHENNIEQAHIVAERLRKEIEKTSVRTDKAFTKFTVSIGIAVLIEPDQTIEDTITRADKALYKAKQQGKNCVVSDI; encoded by the coding sequence ATGTTAACTAAAACTAGACAACCGTTCTTAAAAAGAGCTTATCTTCTATGTCTTTCCACTCTACTCTTGGTGACAGGTTTTGTTTTTACCCCCCCGTCGGTAGCGCAAAACCAAGAGACAATACACATTGGTGTACTCGCTAAGCGTGGCAAAACGATTACACAACAGAAGTGGGCGGCGACGGCCGATTACTTACAGCAGGCTATCCCAAGCAAGAAATTTGACATCATACCGCTTAGTTTTGATGAGATAGACCTTAAAGTCGGCGAACATTCTGTTGATTTTATTCTGTTAAATCCGACCATGTATGTGCAGTTAGAAAATACCCATAACGTGTCTAGAATCGCCACTCTAGTTTCCAAATACTCGAACAATGATGCAACGACTTTAGGTTCTGTCATCATATCTAAAGCAGATAAACTAACGTTAAACACCACTAAAGATGTGTTGGATAAATCTGTCGCCGCCGTTAACCCTCGTTCCTTAGGTGGCTGGGAAATTGCTTTAGCCCGACTTAAACACGATGATATTGATATGGTATCCGATGTTAAAAGCCTGCGATTTTTAGGCACCCATGATCTCGTCATTCAGGCCGTGCTGAAGGGGGCCGCTGATATTGGTATTGTTCGCACTGGAACACTAGAACAGATGGAAGAAGAAGGAAAAATATCCTTAAATGATTTCAGCGTTCTTCCCAGTGAAAACTCTAACGCAGACTATCCACAATTAACAAGCACTCGCCTATATCCTGACTGGGCCTTTGCAAAGTCTGCACATGTAAGCGATCAACTCGCTAATCAGGTCGCAGCCGCTTTACTCCTTATGACCCCTCAAGATAAAGCGGCTTATTCAGCGGCTATTTCGGGTTGGACCAACCCTAAAAACTATGTGAGCGTTCATGAGTTGTTAGTAGAGCTCGAACTGCCGCCATACCATGAACAGAAAACGACAAGCATACCTCAGTTTGCACTCGAACATTTACCCGTCGCCATTTCTGTCATCGCCGCATTTTTCATATTAATCATTATGTATTTGCGTCAAAAAGTACTGACTAGAGAGCTACGCCACGCTCAAAATTCCCTTAAAAATTATTCGAATCGGCTACAACTCGCTGCTGAAGCCGGTGAACTCGGTATATGGGAATGGAACATTAAGAAAAACAAGTTCTACGCCGATGATAGAATCAGTCAATTATTTGGCTTAGAAAACACGACCAATACATATACAACCCAAGATTGGTATAGCCGAGTTCACCCTGATGATATCGAACGGGTTCAAACTGCTATGCATCTTGCTTTAAGCGGTGGGAAAAAATTTGATGCAGAATACCGTATCTTAAAAAGTAATAACGAGTTTTGTGCTGTAAAAAGTGCTGCGATACATCGCTACAGTAAATCACGAAATGGATTGGTTGTTAACGGCGTGACTTGGGATATATCCAGTCACAGACAGTTAGTGGAAGAGAACAAACGACTCGCCACCTTAGACCCTCTTACCAGTGCTAAGAACCGTCGTGGCTTCTTTCCATTAGCGAGAGCTGAGTTCAATCGTTGTCGACGCTACGGCAATAAACTTGCTCTGCTGATGATTGATATAGACGATTTTAAGAAAATCAATGATATCAACGGGCATTCTACTGGTGATGCAACATTAGTTTCACTCTCTGATATTTGCCATACCGTTTTTCGAACGAGCGATCTGTTTTGTCGATTGGGAGGGGAAGAGTTTGTTGCGTTATTGCACGAAAACAACATTGAGCAAGCTCATATCGTCGCAGAACGACTACGAAAAGAGATTGAAAAAACCTCAGTTAGGACGGATAAAGCCTTTACCAAGTTTACGGTTAGTATTGGTATCGCTGTTCTAATAGAACCAGACCAAACGATTGAAGATACGATTACCCGCGCGGACAAGGCGCTTTACAAGGCGAAGCAACAAGGGAAAAACTGCGTGGTAAGTGATATTTAG
- the modC gene encoding molybdenum ABC transporter ATP-binding protein ModC: MIEIKLNHKLGDIVLDIDQRIPSTGITAIFGRSGSGKTSLINAICGLYTPDKGKIQVREKVLFDHENKVNVAIEKRKIGYVFQDARLFPHYSVKGNLLYGVQDKGDGKGKNEPSDFSHVVELLNLSQLLNRFPIDLSGGEKQRVAIARALLSNPDMLLMDEPLASLDLPRKKEVMPFLEKMAQEIDIPILYVTHSLSEILRLADYIILMEQGGVVTSGSLESVWGSDAMKPWQSFSEQSSLFDAVISQHHDKYALSKVRLTEETSMWVQHLDEPVGTSIRLQIRANDVSITMNRATQTSIRNILPAKIEQIDVIETKEGSQNVSVTLDLGHQCQLKANVTKWAFDDLRLRTGQQVYAQVKGVSVAQKDMTMKHVIATG, encoded by the coding sequence ATGATAGAAATTAAATTAAATCATAAGCTTGGTGATATTGTTCTTGATATTGACCAGAGAATTCCATCAACAGGAATTACGGCCATTTTTGGACGTTCTGGTTCAGGGAAAACGTCACTTATTAATGCGATTTGTGGTTTGTACACACCTGATAAAGGGAAAATACAAGTTAGAGAGAAGGTGCTATTCGATCACGAAAACAAGGTCAATGTTGCAATAGAAAAGCGAAAAATTGGCTATGTTTTTCAAGATGCGAGACTTTTTCCACATTATAGCGTGAAGGGTAACCTACTTTACGGTGTTCAAGATAAAGGTGACGGGAAGGGAAAGAACGAGCCGTCAGATTTTAGCCATGTCGTTGAGCTCCTTAATCTATCTCAGCTATTAAATCGTTTCCCAATTGATCTTTCCGGTGGAGAGAAACAAAGAGTGGCTATCGCTCGTGCTTTGCTTTCGAATCCAGACATGCTGTTGATGGATGAACCATTAGCATCACTAGATTTGCCTCGTAAAAAAGAGGTAATGCCTTTCTTGGAAAAAATGGCTCAGGAAATCGATATCCCCATCCTATACGTGACGCATAGTTTAAGTGAAATATTAAGGCTAGCTGACTATATTATTCTGATGGAACAAGGCGGGGTTGTAACCAGCGGTAGTTTAGAATCTGTTTGGGGCTCTGACGCAATGAAACCCTGGCAATCATTTTCTGAGCAAAGCTCACTTTTTGACGCCGTTATTAGCCAGCACCATGACAAATATGCGTTATCAAAAGTACGATTAACCGAAGAAACATCAATGTGGGTTCAACACCTAGACGAACCAGTAGGTACATCTATTCGATTACAGATCCGAGCAAATGATGTCTCGATTACCATGAATAGAGCGACACAAACATCTATACGAAATATTTTGCCGGCAAAAATAGAACAGATTGACGTTATTGAAACAAAAGAAGGCAGTCAAAATGTGTCGGTCACACTCGATTTGGGCCACCAATGCCAACTCAAAGCAAATGTCACAAAGTGGGCATTTGACGACCTTAGACTTCGCACTGGTCAACAGGTCTATGCGCAGGTTAAAGGGGTAAGCGTGGCGCAAAAAGATATGACGATGAAACATGTCATCGCCACTGGATAA
- the modA gene encoding molybdate ABC transporter substrate-binding protein, with translation MLLPLKAAIAADSLKVYAAASMTNVISDLAKSYSDETGIRIVTVFAGSSSLARQIESGAPADLYISANKKWVDYLLAKGLISQEGIRTVAENELVLIAPLSHPQSSFDFTSTALWNGLLLNERLAIGQPESVPAGIYAKQSLINLSVWDTIKSKVAPTSSVRIALALVERGEATLGIVYKTDALMSEKVTIVDSFPNTLHDPIVYPMAIINNDPVVKSFADFLVSDQAKQVFAQYGFK, from the coding sequence ATGCTATTGCCGCTAAAAGCGGCAATAGCGGCGGACAGCCTTAAAGTGTACGCTGCCGCGTCGATGACGAATGTTATCTCAGACTTAGCGAAAAGCTATTCTGATGAAACAGGCATTAGAATTGTAACGGTTTTTGCTGGCTCATCGTCATTGGCAAGGCAAATAGAGAGCGGGGCTCCCGCTGACCTGTATATTTCTGCAAACAAAAAATGGGTAGATTATTTGCTAGCTAAAGGTCTGATATCTCAGGAAGGTATTCGCACTGTGGCCGAGAATGAACTTGTTTTGATTGCGCCTCTATCTCATCCTCAAAGTTCATTCGATTTTACCAGTACTGCTTTATGGAATGGTTTGTTATTAAATGAAAGGCTAGCCATAGGACAGCCAGAATCTGTACCTGCAGGGATCTACGCAAAGCAATCGTTAATCAACCTAAGTGTCTGGGATACGATTAAATCCAAAGTAGCACCGACAAGTTCAGTTCGCATTGCATTGGCGTTAGTAGAAAGAGGAGAAGCAACATTAGGTATTGTATACAAAACGGATGCATTGATGAGCGAAAAGGTGACGATCGTAGACAGTTTCCCAAATACACTACATGATCCAATTGTATACCCTATGGCGATCATTAATAATGACCCTGTGGTTAAGTCCTTTGCTGATTTTTTAGTCAGCGACCAAGCAAAGCAGGTATTCGCACAATATGGATTTAAATAA
- the gnd gene encoding decarboxylating NADP(+)-dependent phosphogluconate dehydrogenase — protein MKGDIGVIGLAVMGQNLILNMNDHGFNVVAYNRTVSKVEDFLQGPAKGTNIIGANSMQDLVDKLEVPRKVMLMVRAGDVVDQFIDQLVPLLDEGDIIIDGGNSNYPDTNRRVAALKTKGIHFVGTGVSGGEEGARFGPSIMPGGAPEAWPHVKPIFQSISAKTESGEACCDWVGKDGSGHFVKMVHNGIEYGDMQLISEAYHFLKEGLSLSHQEMQAIFEEWKSTELDSYLIDITTDILGYKDEDGEPLVEKILDTAGQKGTGKWTGINALDLGIPLTLITESVFARCLSSLKDQRVEAEQLFNKTISPIEGDKKVWIEAVRQALLASKIISYAQGFMLIREASEENNWALNYGNVALMWRGGCIIRSAFLGNIRDAYESNPDIQFLGSDPYFKNILVDSLPAWRKVASKAMEIGLPMPTMTSALTFLDGYTTSRLPANMIQAQRDYFGAHTYERIDKPLGEFFHTNWTGTGGNTSSTTYDV, from the coding sequence ATGAAAGGTGATATTGGTGTAATTGGTTTAGCTGTGATGGGACAAAACCTAATTTTAAACATGAATGATCATGGTTTTAATGTTGTTGCATATAACCGTACAGTGTCGAAAGTAGAAGATTTTCTTCAGGGACCAGCAAAAGGTACCAACATTATTGGCGCAAATTCGATGCAAGATTTGGTCGATAAACTTGAGGTTCCACGTAAAGTGATGCTTATGGTACGAGCTGGTGATGTTGTCGACCAGTTTATTGATCAATTGGTCCCACTTCTCGATGAAGGCGATATTATCATTGATGGGGGTAATTCCAATTACCCTGATACTAATCGACGTGTTGCAGCACTTAAAACAAAAGGTATTCATTTTGTTGGTACCGGTGTTTCTGGTGGTGAAGAAGGGGCCAGATTTGGACCGTCTATTATGCCTGGTGGCGCACCAGAAGCGTGGCCTCATGTTAAGCCGATATTCCAGAGCATTTCTGCGAAAACAGAGTCAGGTGAAGCGTGCTGTGATTGGGTCGGTAAAGATGGATCCGGCCATTTCGTTAAGATGGTGCACAATGGTATCGAGTATGGTGATATGCAGCTTATCAGTGAAGCATACCATTTCTTAAAAGAAGGGTTATCGCTTTCTCATCAAGAGATGCAAGCTATATTTGAAGAGTGGAAATCGACAGAGCTAGACAGCTACCTTATCGATATCACCACCGATATATTGGGATACAAAGACGAAGATGGTGAACCTCTTGTTGAGAAGATTCTCGATACAGCTGGTCAGAAAGGAACAGGCAAGTGGACGGGTATTAACGCATTGGATTTAGGTATCCCACTTACCCTTATAACCGAATCTGTTTTTGCACGATGCCTCTCATCATTAAAAGATCAACGTGTTGAAGCAGAGCAGTTGTTTAATAAGACTATCTCACCGATAGAAGGTGACAAAAAAGTTTGGATAGAGGCTGTGCGTCAAGCACTTCTAGCATCTAAAATTATTTCTTACGCGCAAGGTTTTATGCTTATTAGAGAAGCCTCTGAAGAAAACAACTGGGCACTCAACTATGGCAATGTCGCGCTTATGTGGCGTGGTGGTTGTATCATACGTAGTGCATTCCTAGGCAACATACGGGATGCTTATGAAAGCAACCCTGATATTCAGTTCCTTGGGTCGGATCCATACTTTAAGAATATTTTAGTCGATAGCCTACCAGCATGGCGAAAAGTTGCCTCTAAGGCGATGGAGATAGGTTTACCGATGCCGACGATGACATCGGCACTCACATTCTTAGATGGTTATACAACATCGCGTCTTCCAGCCAATATGATACAAGCACAACGCGATTATTTTGGCGCTCATACCTATGAGAGAATAGACAAACCGCTTGGTGAGTTCTTCCACACCAACTGGACGGGTACAGGTGGTAATACATCATCTACAACCTATGATGTGTAA
- the zwf gene encoding glucose-6-phosphate dehydrogenase, which produces MVGPENNTIVIFGASGDLTHRKLIPALYHLYANGMLPTDFAILGVSRTAYNDMSFREKLKASLIKNEKVQTELLEEFCNHLYYVAINTSNSTEYVVLSDKLSELEQKHETGGNTIYYLSTPPSLYGVIPECLAEAKLNDESHGWKNLIVEKPFGYDLASAQSLDLQIHACFKEHQIYRIDHYLGKETVQNLLVMRFSNAMFEPLWNLRYIDHVEITSAEFLGVEERGGYYDGAGAVRDMFQNHLLQVLAMVGMEPPSVINADSIRDEVVKVMQCFRPLNEEDLKNNLVLGQYTESMVRGKQLPGYREEHGVSEDSRTETYVGLKMFIDNWRWAGVPFYVRTGKRLPTRVTEVVIHFKNTPHPVFGVNAPENKLIIRIQPDEGILLSFGLKKPGAGFEAKEVSMDFHYEDLQETNMLTAYERLILDCMKGDATLFARTDAVEACWQFVQPILDHKQNPEHLFGYAAGTWGPIQADQLLHDDNRKWRFPCKNLTNTDYCEL; this is translated from the coding sequence ATTGTTGGTCCAGAAAACAACACCATTGTGATATTTGGTGCTTCTGGTGACCTTACACATCGTAAGTTAATTCCTGCTCTATATCATTTGTACGCAAATGGAATGCTGCCTACTGATTTTGCCATTCTCGGGGTAAGCAGAACCGCGTATAACGATATGAGTTTTAGAGAGAAACTTAAGGCGTCGTTGATAAAAAACGAAAAAGTGCAAACCGAGTTACTAGAAGAATTTTGTAACCACCTATATTACGTTGCAATCAATACATCGAACTCGACAGAGTATGTTGTGTTAAGCGATAAGCTTAGCGAGCTTGAGCAAAAACACGAAACAGGTGGCAATACCATCTACTACTTATCCACGCCACCCAGCTTGTATGGCGTTATTCCAGAATGTTTAGCAGAAGCAAAGCTTAACGATGAAAGTCACGGTTGGAAAAATCTTATTGTTGAAAAGCCATTTGGATACGACTTAGCGTCTGCTCAATCTCTCGATCTGCAGATTCATGCCTGCTTTAAAGAACATCAAATCTATCGTATCGACCATTATCTTGGCAAAGAAACGGTGCAAAACCTCTTGGTTATGCGTTTCTCAAATGCCATGTTCGAACCACTGTGGAACCTTAGATATATAGATCACGTTGAGATTACTTCCGCCGAATTTTTGGGCGTAGAGGAACGTGGTGGTTATTATGATGGCGCAGGCGCGGTTAGAGACATGTTTCAGAATCACCTGCTTCAAGTGCTTGCAATGGTTGGTATGGAACCGCCTTCAGTGATCAACGCGGATTCCATACGAGATGAAGTGGTTAAGGTCATGCAATGTTTCAGACCATTAAACGAAGAAGATCTAAAGAATAATTTGGTTTTAGGTCAATACACCGAATCTATGGTACGCGGTAAGCAACTTCCCGGATACCGCGAAGAGCACGGTGTATCGGAGGACTCACGAACAGAGACCTATGTTGGTTTGAAAATGTTTATAGATAATTGGCGTTGGGCTGGTGTGCCTTTTTATGTTCGTACTGGAAAACGTTTGCCAACTCGTGTCACAGAGGTTGTTATTCATTTTAAAAATACGCCACATCCAGTCTTTGGCGTCAATGCGCCAGAGAATAAACTTATCATTCGAATTCAGCCGGACGAAGGGATTTTACTCAGTTTTGGTCTAAAAAAGCCTGGTGCCGGTTTTGAGGCGAAAGAAGTTTCGATGGACTTCCATTACGAAGACCTACAAGAGACGAATATGCTTACCGCCTATGAACGATTGATTCTGGACTGTATGAAGGGAGATGCGACCTTGTTTGCTCGTACTGATGCCGTAGAAGCTTGTTGGCAATTTGTTCAACCGATTTTGGATCATAAACAAAATCCAGAACATCTGTTTGGTTATGCTGCGGGAACCTGGGGACCAATACAAGCCGATCAGTTGCTTCATGATGACAATCGAAAATGGCGATTCCCATGTAAAAACTTAACTAACACCGATTATTGCGAGTTATAG
- the modB gene encoding molybdate ABC transporter permease subunit produces the protein MSEFELEALYLSLKIASIAVIGLIPIGIGLAWLLAKKEFYGKQILDSLIHLPLVLPPVVIGYLLLIGMGKQGVVGAFLWNTFGLSFSFSWRGAALASAVVALPLMVRAIRLSLENVDPRLEQAARTLGATPFKVFYTITLPLTLPGVVTGTMLSFARSLGEFGATITFVSNIPGETQTLPLAMYSFIETPGAEFAAARLCVISIVVALVSLLISDWLTRRTQNRLGYSKVR, from the coding sequence TTGTCAGAGTTCGAGTTAGAAGCACTGTATTTAAGTCTGAAAATTGCCTCTATTGCCGTCATTGGACTCATTCCTATCGGGATAGGGTTGGCATGGTTACTTGCCAAGAAAGAGTTTTATGGCAAGCAAATATTAGATAGTTTAATCCATCTTCCTCTGGTTTTGCCGCCCGTTGTTATTGGATACCTTCTTTTAATTGGGATGGGTAAACAAGGTGTTGTTGGTGCATTTTTATGGAATACATTCGGTCTGTCATTTAGTTTCAGCTGGCGAGGGGCTGCGTTAGCCTCTGCTGTTGTTGCTTTACCGCTGATGGTTCGCGCTATTCGCTTAAGCTTGGAGAATGTTGACCCAAGGTTAGAACAGGCCGCTAGAACCCTCGGCGCAACACCTTTCAAGGTGTTTTATACCATCACTTTACCGCTCACATTACCCGGAGTCGTAACCGGTACCATGCTTTCATTTGCGCGCAGCTTAGGTGAATTCGGTGCAACGATAACCTTTGTTTCGAATATTCCGGGTGAAACCCAAACCCTACCATTAGCGATGTACAGTTTTATTGAAACACCCGGAGCAGAGTTTGCTGCTGCAAGGCTTTGCGTTATCTCAATTGTTGTAGCGCTGGTTTCATTGTTAATCTCGGATTGGTTGACGCGTCGGACCCAAAATCGTTTAGGTTATTCAAAAGTAAGATGA